The following are encoded together in the Myxococcus xanthus genome:
- a CDS encoding glycosyltransferase family 2 protein, which translates to MSEVFFWCAVLLLAHTYFLYPLSLFLLEGAAQVLKNARDGRRAETVNPGSGGQRALPSVSLVVAAYNEASCIQQKLENSLALAYPAERFEVLIGSDGSSDGTDEIVRACSDARVRLSPAPRAGKTTVLNRCIPMAQGDIVVLSDANTMIEPEAIERLVRHFEDPEVGAVCGKLRLYNPTKQDYEESAYWSYESLIKMYEGRRGAVVGANGGLYAIRRSLFTLLPPSTIVDDFVIPLRILDQGYKVVYEEHAVAHEETTEDYGKEFGRRARIAAGNFQSIRMVPGLLLPTAGFPAFAFWSHKLLRWCAPALMGMALVANLFLLDRLFYQFTLFSQVLFYALAYLGKTGVLKRGTAKKAASVAYYFVTMNLAIVVGFWRFLRNSQRAAWDRTARA; encoded by the coding sequence ATGTCGGAGGTCTTCTTCTGGTGTGCCGTGCTGCTGCTCGCACACACTTACTTTCTCTACCCCTTGAGCCTTTTTTTGCTCGAAGGGGCCGCGCAGGTGCTCAAGAACGCCCGCGATGGACGGCGCGCGGAAACAGTCAATCCAGGCTCCGGCGGGCAGCGGGCGTTGCCCTCGGTGAGTCTGGTGGTGGCGGCCTACAACGAGGCTTCGTGCATCCAGCAGAAGCTGGAGAACAGCCTCGCGCTGGCGTACCCGGCGGAGCGGTTCGAGGTGCTCATCGGTTCGGATGGTTCGTCGGACGGGACGGATGAAATCGTCCGCGCTTGCTCCGACGCGCGCGTGCGGCTGTCACCGGCGCCTCGGGCGGGCAAGACGACGGTGCTCAACCGCTGCATCCCCATGGCGCAGGGGGACATCGTCGTTCTTTCCGACGCCAACACGATGATCGAACCCGAGGCCATCGAGCGGCTGGTGCGCCACTTCGAGGACCCGGAGGTGGGGGCCGTCTGCGGCAAGCTGCGGCTCTACAACCCCACGAAGCAGGACTACGAGGAGAGCGCGTACTGGAGCTACGAGTCGCTCATCAAGATGTACGAGGGGCGGCGCGGCGCTGTGGTGGGCGCCAACGGTGGCCTCTATGCCATCCGGCGCTCGCTGTTCACCCTGCTGCCGCCGTCCACCATCGTGGACGACTTCGTGATTCCGCTGCGCATCCTGGATCAGGGCTACAAGGTCGTCTACGAAGAGCACGCCGTGGCGCACGAGGAGACCACGGAGGATTACGGCAAGGAGTTCGGCCGCCGGGCGCGCATCGCCGCGGGCAACTTCCAGAGCATCCGCATGGTGCCCGGGCTGTTGTTGCCGACCGCGGGCTTCCCGGCCTTCGCCTTCTGGTCGCACAAGCTGCTGCGCTGGTGCGCGCCCGCGCTGATGGGGATGGCGCTGGTGGCAAACCTGTTCCTGCTGGACCGGCTCTTCTACCAGTTCACCCTGTTCAGCCAGGTGCTGTTCTACGCGCTCGCGTACCTGGGGAAGACGGGGGTGCTGAAGCGGGGCACGGCGAAGAAGGCCGCGTCGGTGGCGTACTACTTCGTGACCATGAACCTGGCCATCGTCGTGGGGTTCTGGCGCTTCCTGCGCAACTCGCAGCGCGCCGCGTGGGACCGGACGGCGCGCGCGTAG
- a CDS encoding CHAP domain-containing protein, which translates to MRTVTLMGILATLATGCATTGAPLEPWLDSYSLRYRSASPPAFPRESLSKQVATANREAPAARPDTVAARPAKASGGKSRATPARATRPTPVASDARAKVVTTARSLVGKTQVALNGRKYPSDCTGLIEGVYAQAGVTFRGTVQPGDNGVTAMYRFARSRGRVYQEERPTPGDLVFFNETYDQNRDGRRNDGLTHVGIVENVSASGTVTVIHRVRRGVVRYRMNLERPHLRRDPKTGEVLNDMLRHPGPNREPVLTGQLFGGYGSVLPKSPKAQKPVPVALR; encoded by the coding sequence ATGAGGACAGTCACGCTGATGGGAATCCTCGCCACGCTGGCGACCGGCTGCGCCACCACGGGCGCGCCGCTGGAGCCATGGCTGGACTCCTACAGTCTTCGCTACCGCTCGGCCTCCCCGCCCGCCTTCCCGCGCGAGTCCCTTTCCAAGCAGGTGGCCACCGCGAACCGCGAGGCGCCCGCGGCACGTCCCGACACGGTGGCCGCCCGCCCGGCCAAGGCGTCGGGTGGCAAGTCCCGCGCGACGCCGGCCCGGGCCACGCGCCCCACCCCCGTGGCCAGTGATGCCCGCGCCAAGGTGGTGACCACGGCGCGCTCGCTGGTGGGCAAGACGCAAGTCGCACTCAACGGCCGCAAGTACCCGTCCGACTGCACCGGCCTCATCGAAGGCGTCTATGCCCAGGCCGGCGTCACCTTCCGGGGAACGGTGCAGCCCGGCGACAACGGCGTCACCGCCATGTACCGCTTCGCCCGCTCGCGAGGCCGCGTGTACCAGGAAGAGCGGCCGACCCCAGGCGACCTCGTCTTCTTCAACGAGACGTATGACCAGAACCGCGACGGGCGCCGCAATGACGGCCTCACCCACGTGGGCATCGTGGAGAACGTCAGCGCCAGCGGGACGGTCACCGTCATCCACCGCGTGCGCCGAGGCGTCGTGCGCTACCGCATGAACCTGGAACGCCCGCACCTTCGGAGGGATCCGAAGACGGGCGAGGTGCTCAACGACATGCTCCGGCACCCGGGCCCCAACCGCGAGCCCGTCCTCACCGGGCAGCTCTTCGGGGGCTACGGCAGCGTGCTGCCCAAGAGCCCCAAGGCCCAGAAGCCCGTCCCCGTGGCACTCCGGTAA